The Candidatus Paceibacter sp. genome contains the following window.
TTCCGTCTCCAGATTATAATCGCCGATGTTCCGACGCGTAAGATTGGCCGAGCCGAGCATAAGATGGTAGCCGTTTTTATTTTTCACCAACACCATCTTGCTATGACACTGTTCGCCGTTGGTATCGCACCATCTTATTTTTATTTTGCCTTTTGATTTTTTAATCAGTTCGGCGGCAGCCGGACGATTAGGGACGCCGTTTTTCTTAAATCCGAACGCGTCTTTATTCGGGTCCAGCAACAATCTGATTTCCGCTCCTTTTGCCGAGGCGGCCAGCAAGGCTTTGATTATTTTTCTGTCCGCGAGATAAAACATTGCCATATCAACTTTATCGCCCGCTACCGTTTCAGCCAGAATATCCAGCAACTTTTTCCTTACCTTTTCTTCTGTCAGAATTTGTGCCTCAACTTCTCCGCTTGCGTCGGAAATTTTTTCCGCCGGCAGCGAAATCGATTTGCCGGAAAATTTCGCCACCGCCGTTTCCGATTTTATGATGTCTTTCCATACCCCGTCTTCAACCGTCAGCGCCGAGTTGCCGTGATAACCGGACGCGTCGTGCGGATTGGCGGAAGTTATCAGAGAAACCATTTTATAACCGCCGGCGACTTTTTTGTCTGCGACTATTAGCTTGCGGTGATTGGCTTTGAAGTTTGGAAGATACAAATAGGATTTCAGCGGGACTTTCGGCTTATCATAATCAAAAGGATTGGGAAAGCGGTTTTTAGCCGGCTTATCCGGCCACGGAATAAAAGAAAGCAGCCTGTAAAAAGAAGAATAGGCCGGATTGCCGTCTCTAACTTTGTTCAAATCGGTAATCACCACTTCCACCCCGGCCTCTCTCATTTTTTTGAAATGTTCCGGCTCCGGCCCGCCATAGGCGGAATTTATCGGGTCGGTTATCACAACGACGGAAGCAGTCGGATTCTCTTTTTTCTTGTCTGCCAGCGCTCCGGACAATTCTTCGGAAAGTTCGCGGCGAATCTCCGTTTCTTTGCCGGCAAAATCGTTAAACAAAAACATATCAACCAGGACGTAATTTTCCGCCCCGTCTATCATCTTTAAAACTTCAGCAAAAATTTCCTGCTTCGCGACTCTCTTTTCCCCGCCATCCAGATAAGTTTCGTCGGAAAGAAATTTTATGGAAGCGGCCGGAACAAGATGTTTTTCTCCTTCCAAACTCAATCCTTTTTCCATCGGCTTGAAGTGGAAAAACAACCCTGTTCCCGCGGCAGCCGCCAAAAAGAGAAAAAATAATTTCCGCAATATTTTCCTCATTGATTTATTTTACCCCCACACCTGTTTTGTCATTATTCGCCTTTGCAAAAATTTTTATCTATATAATTAGACTTTCGCTGTATTTAGTGTTCTACGGCTGTAATTGCAAAATCATCGGCTCATATTTTGCTATGCCAAAACAGGTGTGGGGGTTTACCTGTATATAAAAATAGCGAACAGCGCCACGAAAGCGATTGCCAGAAATATATTGACAACCACGCCGGAAAAAGCGCCTACGACGGAACCGGTCGCGGCCTTCAGCGCCTTGTTTTTATCATGTTTGCGCAGCCATTCCGCGATAAATACGCCCAAAAATAATCCTAGAAATCCGCCGAAAGGCGGCATTATCAAGATGCCCAAAATCAATCCGACAAACCCCCAGAAAATCCCTTTGCGGGAAGCGCCGCCGTATTTGGCGCCGATTATTCCGGCTGTGTAATCAACGATAAGCGAAGCGCCGAAGATTCCGCCCAAAATCGCCAACTCCGTCCCCGTTATTCGGATAAACTTATCCACAAAGCCGAAAATCGCCGCCAGTAAAAACATATACGGGAAGGCGGGCATCATCGGCACCAGCGAGAACAGCAGGCCGGGCAACATTAAAATTATAAATATTACGGGCAGGGCGGGCGTTAAACTTTGAAGCATGTTTTTGGTGAAAAAATTAAAATTTGTTTCTAATATATTACCACATTTTTAAACCGCTCTTAACTCCTGCTCCTGTTTGAGAAGCGCCACCTCCGAATCTTTAATCTCTTTTGCAAGTCCTGATATTTCTTTTTCAATCCGGCTTATCGCGTAATCAATATTTTTTATTTCTTTTTCTTTCAGCGCCAGAGCGCTTTTGGTTTTCTCCGCCATAGCCATGTTTTTCGCCTTGTCCCTGGCCATTTCTTCTTCCAATTTTCCGATGTGTTTTTTAATTCCCTCCGCCGTTTCTTCCGGATTTGCCGCGTAAGACTCCAATGTCCGAAGCGCGCGGGCGGCTTCGCCCTGCTCGGACGACAACCTCTTAAGTTCTTCCTCCTCCGCCGATTTTTGATTTTCCAGGCTTCTCAACTGGGCGTTGAGCCTATCAATCTGCGCTTTCAGTTGTTCTTCCCTTCCGGTTATTCCCGCCAAAATCGCTTTTTCTTGAGCAACTTTTTCCGCCAGTGTCGCCGTTTTCTTTTCTGCCAATTCTTCCTGGTTCTCTTTTTCTTCTTTGGTCTTTCTGGTTTTTGTTTCCAGCTCATCCAGCTCTCTTTTTTTGCGCTCCACCAGCCGCTGTCTTTGGTCTTCTTCGGACTTTTCCTGTTCGCTTTTCAAGGCGGTTT
Protein-coding sequences here:
- a CDS encoding phospholipase — protein: MRKILRKLFFLFLAAAAGTGLFFHFKPMEKGLSLEGEKHLVPAASIKFLSDETYLDGGEKRVAKQEIFAEVLKMIDGAENYVLVDMFLFNDFAGKETEIRRELSEELSGALADKKKENPTASVVVITDPINSAYGGPEPEHFKKMREAGVEVVITDLNKVRDGNPAYSSFYRLLSFIPWPDKPAKNRFPNPFDYDKPKVPLKSYLYLPNFKANHRKLIVADKKVAGGYKMVSLITSANPHDASGYHGNSALTVEDGVWKDIIKSETAVAKFSGKSISLPAEKISDASGEVEAQILTEEKVRKKLLDILAETVAGDKVDMAMFYLADRKIIKALLAASAKGAEIRLLLDPNKDAFGFKKNGVPNRPAAAELIKKSKGKIKIRWCDTNGEQCHSKMVLVKNKNGYHLMLGSANLTRRNIGDYNLETEALVKSDSLIPAVADAYDYFNRAWNNEGGKTYSADYDKYKNESSVSYFIYMAREISGMSSF
- a CDS encoding DUF456 domain-containing protein — encoded protein: MLQSLTPALPVIFIILMLPGLLFSLVPMMPAFPYMFLLAAIFGFVDKFIRITGTELAILGGIFGASLIVDYTAGIIGAKYGGASRKGIFWGFVGLILGILIMPPFGGFLGLFLGVFIAEWLRKHDKNKALKAATGSVVGAFSGVVVNIFLAIAFVALFAIFIYR